Proteins encoded in a region of the Flavobacterium sp. PMTSA4 genome:
- a CDS encoding four helix bundle protein: MNQIKSYKDLLIWQKGIKIVILVYKLVNTFPKEELYALSSQLKRASVSVSSNIAEGYGRNADKSFSHFLDISRGSLFEIETQLIIAKELGFITDETLFNEIINEIEEESKMINAFSKSLKN; this comes from the coding sequence ATGAATCAAATTAAATCATATAAAGACTTACTAATTTGGCAGAAAGGAATTAAAATTGTAATTCTGGTTTATAAATTAGTAAACACTTTTCCTAAAGAAGAATTATATGCTTTGAGTAGTCAGTTGAAAAGAGCTTCGGTTTCTGTTTCTTCAAACATAGCTGAAGGTTATGGAAGAAATGCTGATAAATCTTTTAGTCATTTTTTAGATATTTCGAGAGGTTCTTTGTTTGAAATTGAAACTCAACTTATAATAGCAAAAGAATTAGGATTTATTACAGATGAAACTTTATTTAATGAAATAATAAATGAAATTGAAGAAGAATCGAAAATGATAAATGCTTTTTCAAAATCATTAAAGAATTAA
- a CDS encoding type 1 glutamine amidotransferase translates to MNHQIRVAVLDMYDGEPNQGMRCIIDIINRFNQIVTFQIFDVRGKSEFPDIKKFDIYISTGGPGNPLEGDGNWDLKYYDFIDQLLEWNKEQKVKKHVLFICHSFQMACKHFGLAEITKRKDTSFGVMKVHKTELGMNDPLYDGLPDPFYAIDSRDYQVVQPKLSMFAKKGAKIISLEKIRDHVQYERAIMGVRFNDYFVGTQFHPEADALSFVANLKNKERREKIIAMKGKSKFRDMLEDLLDEDKIYKTNETIIPNFLRIAINDLLKHKKSLSN, encoded by the coding sequence ATGAATCATCAGATAAGAGTTGCTGTTTTGGATATGTATGATGGCGAACCCAATCAAGGAATGCGTTGCATTATTGACATTATTAATCGTTTTAATCAGATAGTTACATTTCAGATTTTTGATGTTCGCGGTAAGAGTGAGTTTCCGGATATCAAGAAATTTGATATTTATATTTCGACTGGCGGACCAGGAAATCCGTTGGAAGGTGATGGAAACTGGGATTTGAAATATTATGATTTCATTGACCAATTATTAGAATGGAACAAGGAACAAAAGGTAAAGAAACACGTTTTATTTATTTGTCATTCGTTTCAAATGGCTTGCAAACACTTTGGTTTGGCTGAAATTACGAAAAGAAAAGACACTTCTTTTGGTGTTATGAAGGTTCATAAAACAGAATTGGGCATGAATGACCCATTGTATGATGGATTGCCTGATCCTTTTTATGCGATTGACTCAAGAGATTATCAAGTGGTGCAACCTAAGCTTAGTATGTTTGCTAAAAAAGGTGCGAAAATCATTTCTTTAGAAAAAATTCGCGACCATGTACAATATGAACGTGCTATCATGGGTGTACGATTTAATGATTATTTTGTTGGAACCCAATTTCATCCTGAGGCTGATGCTCTAAGTTTTGTAGCTAATCTTAAAAATAAAGAGCGTCGCGAAAAGATTATTGCGATGAAAGGAAAGTCGAAGTTTAGAGATATGCTTGAAGATTTGCTTGACGAAGATAAAATCTATAAGACCAATGAAACGATAATACCTAACTTTCTTCGCATTGCGATTAATGATTTATTAAAGCATAAAAAATCTCTTTCTAATTAG
- a CDS encoding carboxylate-amine ligase, whose protein sequence is MMSKKLPVFTLGVEEEYQIIDPETRDLRSHLSKIVDGAKVILNEQVKAEMHQSVVEVGTVICKNVQEARTDLRLLRSKIVELAGKQGLLVGGAGTHPFSRWQDQPITDDPRYHHIVNELQDAARSNLIFGMHCHVGIENREIGLQLMNQATYFLPHIFALSTNSPFWEGRNTGYKSFRTKVFDKFPRTGLPEYFDSVQAYDNFLDTLVKTNCIDNPKKIWWDLRLHPFYNTIEFRICDMSLTIDETMCIVALIQAIVAKLYKLTVANTSFNVYRLALIKENKFRAARYGVMGDLIDFGLKKEVPTRDLIIELLEFVDDVVDELGSREQLNYVYNILNEGTGAAKQLAVFEQTNDLTKVVDLITGEFTKGL, encoded by the coding sequence ATGATGTCAAAAAAATTACCAGTATTCACACTTGGAGTTGAAGAAGAATATCAAATTATAGATCCAGAAACTCGCGATTTGCGTTCGCATTTGTCTAAAATTGTAGATGGCGCTAAAGTTATTTTGAACGAACAAGTTAAAGCAGAAATGCATCAATCGGTGGTTGAAGTTGGTACTGTGATTTGTAAAAACGTTCAAGAAGCCAGAACTGATTTGCGATTACTAAGAAGCAAAATAGTTGAATTAGCTGGAAAACAAGGATTACTTGTTGGCGGTGCTGGAACGCATCCTTTTTCGAGATGGCAAGACCAACCTATAACTGACGACCCAAGATATCATCATATTGTTAATGAATTGCAAGATGCGGCACGTTCTAATTTGATATTTGGAATGCATTGCCATGTTGGTATTGAAAATCGTGAAATTGGTTTGCAATTAATGAATCAAGCGACTTATTTTTTACCCCATATTTTTGCTTTATCTACAAATTCTCCTTTTTGGGAAGGAAGAAACACGGGTTACAAATCGTTTAGAACCAAAGTTTTTGATAAGTTTCCTAGAACTGGATTACCTGAGTATTTTGATAGTGTTCAGGCGTATGATAATTTTTTGGATACTTTGGTAAAAACTAATTGCATTGACAATCCTAAGAAAATATGGTGGGATTTACGCTTGCATCCATTTTATAACACTATTGAGTTTCGTATTTGTGATATGAGTTTGACTATTGATGAAACCATGTGTATTGTTGCTTTAATACAAGCTATTGTTGCTAAATTATATAAATTGACTGTAGCCAATACGAGTTTTAATGTTTACAGACTAGCGTTGATAAAAGAAAATAAATTCCGTGCTGCACGTTATGGTGTTATGGGTGATTTGATTGACTTTGGGCTTAAAAAAGAAGTGCCTACCCGAGATTTAATTATTGAATTGCTTGAATTTGTAGATGATGTTGTTGATGAATTGGGCAGCAGAGAACAACTTAATTATGTTTACAATATTTTAAATGAAGGCACTGGAGCTGCAAAACAATTGGCTGTTTTTGAACAAACCAATGATTTAACTAAAGTTGTGGATTTGATTACAGGTGAATTTACTAAAGGATTATAA